In Dama dama isolate Ldn47 chromosome 9, ASM3311817v1, whole genome shotgun sequence, the following proteins share a genomic window:
- the POLRMT gene encoding DNA-directed RNA polymerase, mitochondrial isoform X2 produces MSALRCGCRAAGLRRALWPKGHPGLLAEEGALGGVWGRKRSLSANACEQDRRKDCGHAELLEVLEARVRQLQAEGTAEEVTVKRVAMAQAPETGGIWPPRQAPVGAEGAAPELSSHWVQKLDKDQQLIEKCWQQPEGKQPKTVEKPTWEKRLRMEPRLLSRKLAGQLQQWERKRPQSPWEEQLARLLQEAPKRLSREADEGSESRLEGQRQKLLAFLECCLLTGHLTLAHHVLVAQHSRAPQQQLLTLRMYNTVMLGWARQGSFKELMYVFFMLKDAGLAPDLLSYAAALQCMGRLDQDASTIRRCLKQMEQDGLSLQGLFSAVPLSTEEWAELLRAVRKARPAFSPQPPPPPPPQVNTSPLLQEIYAKDPSVSYPRLHLSLKELQGLFRQQLGVEMATTVTVESVEKAPLLTKEVLQARKTLAALRAEWESVLSLELQKTKESEARAAAEGRLSLFPYLCLLSEKDLVGLLLQTLQALPPHGESLLFLAHELGLRVLKRKRLRNQVEELEQRYSEYLHLLASDTQVAEPCLPRQHWEALGMPEVPPEQPWPVSVLVQLGKQLAEVLVRAVQMPSSLAVPRGPSTLIPVLYHVYAFRSFRQIGILKPHPAFTQLQETAAERTLIFESTEVPMLCPPLPWTSPHSGAFLLSPTKMMRSLEGTQQHQLLLERCPPAELHGALDALTQLGNCAWRVNGRVLDLVLDLFRDKGCPRLGVPAPPTEAPRSPEGRQAPKGRLLPEASPADKAEMRRELARRLKVAREMQSLRADALYRLSLAQHLRNHIFWLPHNMDFRGRTYPCSPHFNHLGSDLARALLEFAQGRPLGPNGLDWLKIHLVNLTGFKKRESLQARRDYADTVMEDILDSAERPMTGRKWWMEADEPWQALACCMEIAQVVHSPDPTTYISHFPVHQDGSCNGLQHYAALGRDSTGAASVNLSPSDLPQDVYSEVAAQVEVFRRQDAKQGVRVAQVLEGFISRKVVKQTVMTVVYGVTRYGGRLQIEKRLRELEDFPQEFVWEASHYLVRQVFNSLQEMFSGTRSIQRWLTESARLISLTGSAVEWITPLGVPVIQPYHRDSKVMIKGGLQSLTLSSSVDTNQKPNTLKQKNGFPPNFIHSLDSTHMMLTALHCYRKGLTFVSVHDCFWTHAADVEVMNQVCREQFVRLHSQPILQDLSRFLIKRFCSNSRTSKSMWVSRLKDTLLSVPPTGTFDLEQVKRSTFFFS; encoded by the exons ATGTCGGCGCTCCGCTGTGGCTGCAGGGCGGCGGGGCTTCGGAGGGCCCTGTGGCCGAAGGGCCACCCCGGCCTCCTGGCCGAAGAAG GGGCCCTCGGTGGCGTCTGGGGCCGGAAGAGGAGCTTGTCTGCCAACGCTTGTGAGCAGGACCGCCGGAAGGACTGCGGCCACGCAGAACTGCTGGAGG TGCTCGAGGCACGAGTGCGGCAGCTGCAGGCTGAGGGCACGGCAGAGGAGGTGACAGTGAAGAGGGTGGCCATGGCTCAGGCCCCAGAGACTGGTGGCATCTGGCCCCCCAGGCAGGCTCCAGTGGGGGCTGAAGGGGCCGCCCCCGAGCTCAGCAGCCACTGGGTGCAGAAGCTGGACAAGGATCAGCAGCTGATAGAGAAGTGCTGGCAGCAGCCGGAGGGGAAGCAGCCGAAGACGGTGGAGAAGCCGACCTGGGAGAAGCGTCTGCGCATGGAGCCGCGGCTGCTGAGCAGGAAGCTGGCGGGCCAGCTGCAGCAGTGGGAGCGCAAGAGGCCGCAGAGCCCCTGGGAAGAGCAGCTGGCCCGGCTGCTGCAGGAGGCCCCGAAGAGGCTGAGCCGGGAGGCAGATGAGGGCTCCGAATCCCGGCTGGAGGGCCAGCGCCAGAAGCTCCTGGCCTTCCTGGAGTGCTGCCTGCTCACGGGCCACCTGACCCTGGCCCACCACGTGCTGGTTGCACAGCACAGCCGGGCCCcgcagcagcagctgctgacgCTCCGCATGTACAACACCGTCATGCTTGGCTGGGCTCGCCAG GGCTCCTTCAAAGAGCTGATGTACGTGTTCTTCATGCTGAAAGATGCCGGCCTGGCTCCGGACCTGCTGTCCTATGCAGCCGCCCTGCAGTGCATGGGGCGCCTGGACCAGGATGCCAGCACCATCCGAAG ATGCCTGAAGCAGATGGAGCAGGACGGGCTGTCGCTGCAGGGGCTCTTCTCGGCTGTGCCCCTGAGCACCGAGGAGTGGGCGGAGCTCCTGCGTGCTGTGCGCAAGGCCAGACCGGCCTTCAGCCCCCAGCCGCCACCCCCGCCTCCACCCCAGGTCAACACCTCgcccctgctccaggagatctacgCCAAG GACCCCTCTGTGTCCTACCCGAGGCTGCACTTGTCCCTGAAGGAGCTGCAGGGCCTCTTCCGACAGCAGCTTGGCGTGGAGATGGCCACCACTGTCACGGTGGAGTCCGTGGAGAAGGCCCCGCTCCTGACCAAGGAGGTCCTGCAGGCG CGGAAGACCCTGGCGGCCTTGCGCGCGGAATGGGAGTCAGTGCTGTCCCTGGAGCTGCAGAAGACCAAGGAGAGTGAGGCCCGTGCTGCTGCAGAAGGCCGCCTGTCCCTCTTCCCCTACCTGTGCCTGCTCAGCGAGAAGGACTTAGTGGGGCTGCTGCTGCAG ACCCTGCAGGCGCTGCCCCCGCATGGAGAGTCGCTCCTCTTCCTGGCGCACGAGCTGGGCCTGCGTGTGTTGAAGAGGAAGCGGCTCAGGAACCAGGTGGAAGAGCTGGAGCAGCGCTACTCCGAGTACCTGCACCTGCTGGCCTCCGACACCCAG GTAGCAGAGCCCTGCCTGCCTCGCCAGCACTGGGAAGCACTGGGCATGCCTGAGGTGCCCCCGGAGCAGCCCTGGCCTGTGTCTGTGCTGGTGCAGCTGGGCAAGCAGCTGGCAGAGGTGCTGGTGCGAGCCGTGCAGATGCCCAGCAGCCTGGCAGTGCCCCGGGGCCCCAGCACCCTCATTCCTGTGCTCTACCACGTGTATGCCTTCCGCAGCTTCCGCCAG ATCGGGATCCTAAAGCCGCACCCAGCCTTCACGCAGCTGCAGGAGACGGCGGCGGAGCGCACGCTGATCTTCGAGTCCACGGAGGTGCCCATGCTGTGCCCGCCCCTGCCCTGGACGTCGCCACACTCGGGCGCCTTCCTGCTGAGCCCCACCAAGATGATGCGGTCCCTGGAGGGTACCCAGCAGCACCAGCTCCTGCTGGAGCGCTGCCCGCCTGCCGAGCTGCATGGCGCTCTGGATGCCCTCACTCAGCTGGGCAACTGTGCTTGGCGCGTCAATGGGCGCGTGCTCGACCTGGTGCTTGACCTCTTCAGAGACAAGGGCTGCCCCCGCCTGGGCGTTCCCGCCCCGCCCACCGAGGCCCCCCGGTCCCCCGAGGGCCGCCAGGCCCCCAAGGGCCGTCTGCTGCCCGAGGCCTCACCTGCTGACAAGGCGGAGATGCGGCGGGAGTTGGCACGGCGGCTGAAGGTGGCGCGGGAGATGCAGAGCCTGCGCGCAGACGCACTCTACCGCCTGTCGCTGGCCCAGCATCTGCGGAACCACATCTTCTGGCTGCCACACAACATGGACTTCCGAGGCCGTACCTATCCCTGTTCACCACACTTCAACCACCTAGGCAGCGACCTGGCCCGCGCGCTGCTAGAGTTTGCCCAGGGCCGCCCACTCGGCCCCAATGGCCTCGACTGGCTCAAGATCCACCTGGTCAACCTCACAGGGTTCAAGAAGCGCGAGTCACTGCAGGCGCGCCGCGACTACGCAGACACGGTGATGGAGGACATCCTGGACTCAGCTGAACGACCCATGACG GGCCGGAAGTGGTGGATGGAGGCGGACGAGCCCTGGCAAGCCCTGGCTTGCTGCATGGAGATCGCCCAGGTGGTGCATTCCCCTGACCCTACCACCTACATCTCCCACTTTCCAGTTCACCAG GATGGCTCCTGTAACGGCCTCCAGCACTATGCCGCCCTGGGCCGGGACAGCACGGGGGCCGCCTCCGTCAACCTGTCTCCCTCTGACCTGCCGCAGGACGTGTACAGTGAGGTGGCTGCACAG GTGGAGGTATTCCGCAGGCAGGATGCCAAGCAGGGAGTGCGGGTGGCCCAGGTGCTGGAGGGCTTTATTAGCCGCAAGGTGGTCAAGCAAACAGTGATGACCGTGGTGTACGGGGTTACCCGCTATGGCGGCCGCCTGCAGATCGAGAAGCGCCTCCGGGAGCTTGAGGACTTCCCCCAG GAGTTCGTGTGGGAGGCATCTCACTACCTCGTGCGCCAGGTGTTCAACAGCCTCCAGGAGATGTTCTCTGGCACCCGGTCCATCCAG CGCTGGCTAACTGAGAGTGCCCGGCTCATCTCACTCACGGGCTCGGCCGTGGAGTGGATCACGCCCCTGGGCGTCCCCGTCATCCAGCCCTACCACCGAGACTCCAAGGTCATG ATAAAAGGCGGGCTCCAGAGCCTCACGTTGAGCAGCAGTGTGGACACCAACCA GAAGCCCAACacgctgaagcagaagaatggctTCCCACCCAACTTCATCCACTCACTGGACTCCACACACATGATGCTCACTGCCCTGCACTGTTACAG GAAGGGCCTGACCTTCGTCTCGGTGCACGATTGCTTCTGGACTCATGCGGCGGACGTCGAGGTCATGAACCAG GTCTGCCGGGAGCAATTTGTCCGACTGCACAGCCAGCCCATCCTCCAAGACCTATCCAGGTTCCTTATCAAGCGGTTTTGCTCCAATTCTAG AACCTCCAAGAGCATGTGGGTCTCCAGGCTAAAGGACACGCTGCTGTCAGTGCCTCCAACAG GGACCTTTGACCTGGAGCAGGTGAAGCGCTCCACGTTCTTCTTCAGCTGA
- the POLRMT gene encoding DNA-directed RNA polymerase, mitochondrial isoform X1 encodes MSALRCGCRAAGLRRALWPKGHPGLLAEEGALGGVWGRKRSLSANACEQDRRKDCGHAELLEVLEARVRQLQAEGTAEEVTVKRVAMAQAPETGGIWPPRQAPVGAEGAAPELSSHWVQKLDKDQQLIEKCWQQPEGKQPKTVEKPTWEKRLRMEPRLLSRKLAGQLQQWERKRPQSPWEEQLARLLQEAPKRLSREADEGSESRLEGQRQKLLAFLECCLLTGHLTLAHHVLVAQHSRAPQQQLLTLRMYNTVMLGWARQGSFKELMYVFFMLKDAGLAPDLLSYAAALQCMGRLDQDASTIRRCLKQMEQDGLSLQGLFSAVPLSTEEWAELLRAVRKARPAFSPQPPPPPPPQVNTSPLLQEIYAKQDPSVSYPRLHLSLKELQGLFRQQLGVEMATTVTVESVEKAPLLTKEVLQARKTLAALRAEWESVLSLELQKTKESEARAAAEGRLSLFPYLCLLSEKDLVGLLLQTLQALPPHGESLLFLAHELGLRVLKRKRLRNQVEELEQRYSEYLHLLASDTQVAEPCLPRQHWEALGMPEVPPEQPWPVSVLVQLGKQLAEVLVRAVQMPSSLAVPRGPSTLIPVLYHVYAFRSFRQIGILKPHPAFTQLQETAAERTLIFESTEVPMLCPPLPWTSPHSGAFLLSPTKMMRSLEGTQQHQLLLERCPPAELHGALDALTQLGNCAWRVNGRVLDLVLDLFRDKGCPRLGVPAPPTEAPRSPEGRQAPKGRLLPEASPADKAEMRRELARRLKVAREMQSLRADALYRLSLAQHLRNHIFWLPHNMDFRGRTYPCSPHFNHLGSDLARALLEFAQGRPLGPNGLDWLKIHLVNLTGFKKRESLQARRDYADTVMEDILDSAERPMTGRKWWMEADEPWQALACCMEIAQVVHSPDPTTYISHFPVHQDGSCNGLQHYAALGRDSTGAASVNLSPSDLPQDVYSEVAAQVEVFRRQDAKQGVRVAQVLEGFISRKVVKQTVMTVVYGVTRYGGRLQIEKRLRELEDFPQEFVWEASHYLVRQVFNSLQEMFSGTRSIQRWLTESARLISLTGSAVEWITPLGVPVIQPYHRDSKVMIKGGLQSLTLSSSVDTNQKPNTLKQKNGFPPNFIHSLDSTHMMLTALHCYRKGLTFVSVHDCFWTHAADVEVMNQVCREQFVRLHSQPILQDLSRFLIKRFCSNSRTSKSMWVSRLKDTLLSVPPTGTFDLEQVKRSTFFFS; translated from the exons ATGTCGGCGCTCCGCTGTGGCTGCAGGGCGGCGGGGCTTCGGAGGGCCCTGTGGCCGAAGGGCCACCCCGGCCTCCTGGCCGAAGAAG GGGCCCTCGGTGGCGTCTGGGGCCGGAAGAGGAGCTTGTCTGCCAACGCTTGTGAGCAGGACCGCCGGAAGGACTGCGGCCACGCAGAACTGCTGGAGG TGCTCGAGGCACGAGTGCGGCAGCTGCAGGCTGAGGGCACGGCAGAGGAGGTGACAGTGAAGAGGGTGGCCATGGCTCAGGCCCCAGAGACTGGTGGCATCTGGCCCCCCAGGCAGGCTCCAGTGGGGGCTGAAGGGGCCGCCCCCGAGCTCAGCAGCCACTGGGTGCAGAAGCTGGACAAGGATCAGCAGCTGATAGAGAAGTGCTGGCAGCAGCCGGAGGGGAAGCAGCCGAAGACGGTGGAGAAGCCGACCTGGGAGAAGCGTCTGCGCATGGAGCCGCGGCTGCTGAGCAGGAAGCTGGCGGGCCAGCTGCAGCAGTGGGAGCGCAAGAGGCCGCAGAGCCCCTGGGAAGAGCAGCTGGCCCGGCTGCTGCAGGAGGCCCCGAAGAGGCTGAGCCGGGAGGCAGATGAGGGCTCCGAATCCCGGCTGGAGGGCCAGCGCCAGAAGCTCCTGGCCTTCCTGGAGTGCTGCCTGCTCACGGGCCACCTGACCCTGGCCCACCACGTGCTGGTTGCACAGCACAGCCGGGCCCcgcagcagcagctgctgacgCTCCGCATGTACAACACCGTCATGCTTGGCTGGGCTCGCCAG GGCTCCTTCAAAGAGCTGATGTACGTGTTCTTCATGCTGAAAGATGCCGGCCTGGCTCCGGACCTGCTGTCCTATGCAGCCGCCCTGCAGTGCATGGGGCGCCTGGACCAGGATGCCAGCACCATCCGAAG ATGCCTGAAGCAGATGGAGCAGGACGGGCTGTCGCTGCAGGGGCTCTTCTCGGCTGTGCCCCTGAGCACCGAGGAGTGGGCGGAGCTCCTGCGTGCTGTGCGCAAGGCCAGACCGGCCTTCAGCCCCCAGCCGCCACCCCCGCCTCCACCCCAGGTCAACACCTCgcccctgctccaggagatctacgCCAAG CAGGACCCCTCTGTGTCCTACCCGAGGCTGCACTTGTCCCTGAAGGAGCTGCAGGGCCTCTTCCGACAGCAGCTTGGCGTGGAGATGGCCACCACTGTCACGGTGGAGTCCGTGGAGAAGGCCCCGCTCCTGACCAAGGAGGTCCTGCAGGCG CGGAAGACCCTGGCGGCCTTGCGCGCGGAATGGGAGTCAGTGCTGTCCCTGGAGCTGCAGAAGACCAAGGAGAGTGAGGCCCGTGCTGCTGCAGAAGGCCGCCTGTCCCTCTTCCCCTACCTGTGCCTGCTCAGCGAGAAGGACTTAGTGGGGCTGCTGCTGCAG ACCCTGCAGGCGCTGCCCCCGCATGGAGAGTCGCTCCTCTTCCTGGCGCACGAGCTGGGCCTGCGTGTGTTGAAGAGGAAGCGGCTCAGGAACCAGGTGGAAGAGCTGGAGCAGCGCTACTCCGAGTACCTGCACCTGCTGGCCTCCGACACCCAG GTAGCAGAGCCCTGCCTGCCTCGCCAGCACTGGGAAGCACTGGGCATGCCTGAGGTGCCCCCGGAGCAGCCCTGGCCTGTGTCTGTGCTGGTGCAGCTGGGCAAGCAGCTGGCAGAGGTGCTGGTGCGAGCCGTGCAGATGCCCAGCAGCCTGGCAGTGCCCCGGGGCCCCAGCACCCTCATTCCTGTGCTCTACCACGTGTATGCCTTCCGCAGCTTCCGCCAG ATCGGGATCCTAAAGCCGCACCCAGCCTTCACGCAGCTGCAGGAGACGGCGGCGGAGCGCACGCTGATCTTCGAGTCCACGGAGGTGCCCATGCTGTGCCCGCCCCTGCCCTGGACGTCGCCACACTCGGGCGCCTTCCTGCTGAGCCCCACCAAGATGATGCGGTCCCTGGAGGGTACCCAGCAGCACCAGCTCCTGCTGGAGCGCTGCCCGCCTGCCGAGCTGCATGGCGCTCTGGATGCCCTCACTCAGCTGGGCAACTGTGCTTGGCGCGTCAATGGGCGCGTGCTCGACCTGGTGCTTGACCTCTTCAGAGACAAGGGCTGCCCCCGCCTGGGCGTTCCCGCCCCGCCCACCGAGGCCCCCCGGTCCCCCGAGGGCCGCCAGGCCCCCAAGGGCCGTCTGCTGCCCGAGGCCTCACCTGCTGACAAGGCGGAGATGCGGCGGGAGTTGGCACGGCGGCTGAAGGTGGCGCGGGAGATGCAGAGCCTGCGCGCAGACGCACTCTACCGCCTGTCGCTGGCCCAGCATCTGCGGAACCACATCTTCTGGCTGCCACACAACATGGACTTCCGAGGCCGTACCTATCCCTGTTCACCACACTTCAACCACCTAGGCAGCGACCTGGCCCGCGCGCTGCTAGAGTTTGCCCAGGGCCGCCCACTCGGCCCCAATGGCCTCGACTGGCTCAAGATCCACCTGGTCAACCTCACAGGGTTCAAGAAGCGCGAGTCACTGCAGGCGCGCCGCGACTACGCAGACACGGTGATGGAGGACATCCTGGACTCAGCTGAACGACCCATGACG GGCCGGAAGTGGTGGATGGAGGCGGACGAGCCCTGGCAAGCCCTGGCTTGCTGCATGGAGATCGCCCAGGTGGTGCATTCCCCTGACCCTACCACCTACATCTCCCACTTTCCAGTTCACCAG GATGGCTCCTGTAACGGCCTCCAGCACTATGCCGCCCTGGGCCGGGACAGCACGGGGGCCGCCTCCGTCAACCTGTCTCCCTCTGACCTGCCGCAGGACGTGTACAGTGAGGTGGCTGCACAG GTGGAGGTATTCCGCAGGCAGGATGCCAAGCAGGGAGTGCGGGTGGCCCAGGTGCTGGAGGGCTTTATTAGCCGCAAGGTGGTCAAGCAAACAGTGATGACCGTGGTGTACGGGGTTACCCGCTATGGCGGCCGCCTGCAGATCGAGAAGCGCCTCCGGGAGCTTGAGGACTTCCCCCAG GAGTTCGTGTGGGAGGCATCTCACTACCTCGTGCGCCAGGTGTTCAACAGCCTCCAGGAGATGTTCTCTGGCACCCGGTCCATCCAG CGCTGGCTAACTGAGAGTGCCCGGCTCATCTCACTCACGGGCTCGGCCGTGGAGTGGATCACGCCCCTGGGCGTCCCCGTCATCCAGCCCTACCACCGAGACTCCAAGGTCATG ATAAAAGGCGGGCTCCAGAGCCTCACGTTGAGCAGCAGTGTGGACACCAACCA GAAGCCCAACacgctgaagcagaagaatggctTCCCACCCAACTTCATCCACTCACTGGACTCCACACACATGATGCTCACTGCCCTGCACTGTTACAG GAAGGGCCTGACCTTCGTCTCGGTGCACGATTGCTTCTGGACTCATGCGGCGGACGTCGAGGTCATGAACCAG GTCTGCCGGGAGCAATTTGTCCGACTGCACAGCCAGCCCATCCTCCAAGACCTATCCAGGTTCCTTATCAAGCGGTTTTGCTCCAATTCTAG AACCTCCAAGAGCATGTGGGTCTCCAGGCTAAAGGACACGCTGCTGTCAGTGCCTCCAACAG GGACCTTTGACCTGGAGCAGGTGAAGCGCTCCACGTTCTTCTTCAGCTGA